A single Desulfobaculum xiamenense DNA region contains:
- the rd gene encoding rubredoxin yields the protein MSKYVCSLCGYVYDPAEGDPDSGVAPGTAFEDLPADWTCPVCGASKADFEKM from the coding sequence ATGAGCAAATACGTCTGTTCCCTGTGTGGCTATGTGTATGATCCCGCCGAGGGCGACCCGGACAGCGGCGTCGCACCCGGCACCGCCTTCGAGGATCTGCCCGCCGACTGGACCTGCCCGGTCTGCGGCGCGTCCAAGGCGGACTTCGAGAAGATGTAG
- the zapA gene encoding cell division protein ZapA — MPSYTLSVLDLEVSFKAKADHTRVLKAKELLEERYRELTQHGRRLSKEKLLTFLALGLADDLLQSTRKLEELDGKLSGLLTKIDNGGTP; from the coding sequence ATGCCGAGCTATACTCTCTCCGTCCTTGATCTGGAGGTTTCCTTCAAGGCGAAGGCCGACCATACGCGAGTTCTCAAGGCGAAGGAGCTTCTTGAAGAACGGTACCGGGAACTGACACAGCACGGTAGACGACTCAGCAAAGAAAAGCTGTTGACATTCCTGGCTCTGGGGTTGGCGGATGATCTGCTCCAGAGCACTCGGAAACTCGAAGAGCTGGATGGGAAACTCTCCGGTCTTCTCACGAAGATCGACAACGGCGGTACCCCGTAG
- the zapB gene encoding cell division protein ZapB: MDALSQLEARIDSILAKNRVLEEENRRLRRELEDGKRELETENRTLRDEIERERSAKRDVLAKIDGLLNKLQVETE, from the coding sequence ATGGATGCCCTGAGCCAATTGGAAGCCCGAATTGATTCGATTCTCGCCAAGAACCGGGTTCTGGAGGAGGAAAACCGTCGACTTCGGCGCGAACTTGAGGACGGCAAAAGAGAGCTCGAAACCGAGAACCGTACCCTCCGGGACGAAATCGAGCGGGAACGTTCCGCCAAGCGGGATGTGCTCGCCAAGATAGACGGTCTCCTGAACAAGCTTCAGGTCGAGACCGAATAA
- a CDS encoding rod shape-determining protein, whose product MSRILDTVLGFFSNDLAIDLGTANTCVYVKGQGIVLREPSVVAVKQDNKGGKKVLAVGLEAKLMLGRTPANIVAIRPMKDGVIADFEITEAMLRHFITKVHNSRRLVRPRIIICVPTGITQVEKRAVKESAESAGAREVYLIEEPMAAAIGANLPITEPTSNMVVDIGGGTTEVAVISLSGIVYSKSVRVGGDKMDEAIMQYVKRKYNMLIGESTAETIKIQAGSAYPSSHEVEMSVKGRDLVSGIPQNITITSEEVRKAIAEQVDAIVQACRIALEQTPPELAADIVDRGIVLTGGGALLKGLDQLLREETGLPITVVDDPLSTVVLGSGRALDNLDVLKEVTID is encoded by the coding sequence ATGTCCAGAATCTTGGATACGGTTCTCGGATTTTTCTCCAATGATCTCGCCATAGACTTGGGCACGGCCAACACCTGCGTCTACGTCAAGGGTCAGGGCATCGTGCTCCGCGAGCCGTCCGTCGTTGCCGTGAAACAGGACAACAAGGGCGGCAAGAAGGTGCTGGCCGTAGGCCTTGAGGCCAAGCTCATGCTCGGCCGCACCCCCGCGAACATCGTCGCCATCCGGCCCATGAAGGATGGCGTCATTGCCGACTTCGAGATCACGGAGGCCATGCTTCGGCACTTCATCACCAAGGTGCACAACAGCCGTCGGCTGGTGCGCCCCAGAATCATCATCTGCGTTCCCACGGGCATCACCCAGGTGGAGAAACGCGCGGTGAAGGAGTCCGCCGAGAGCGCTGGCGCCCGGGAAGTTTATCTTATCGAGGAACCGATGGCTGCGGCCATCGGCGCAAATCTGCCCATTACGGAACCCACGTCCAACATGGTCGTGGACATCGGCGGTGGCACCACGGAAGTGGCGGTCATATCCCTGTCCGGCATCGTCTATTCCAAGTCGGTCCGCGTGGGCGGCGACAAGATGGACGAGGCGATCATGCAGTACGTGAAGCGCAAGTACAACATGCTCATCGGTGAAAGCACCGCCGAGACCATCAAGATCCAGGCCGGAAGCGCCTATCCCTCGTCCCACGAGGTGGAGATGTCGGTCAAGGGCCGTGACCTCGTGTCCGGCATCCCGCAGAACATCACCATCACCTCGGAGGAGGTCCGCAAGGCCATCGCCGAGCAGGTGGACGCCATCGTTCAGGCCTGCCGCATCGCACTGGAGCAGACCCCGCCAGAACTGGCGGCGGACATCGTCGACCGTGGCATCGTGCTCACGGGCGGCGGAGCGCTGCTCAAGGGGCTGGATCAGCTGCTGCGCGAGGAAACCGGACTGCCCATCACCGTCGTGGACGATCCCCTGTCGACCGTCGTGCTCGGTTCCGGCCGAGCCCTCGACAATCTGGACGTCCTCAAGGAGGTAACGATCGATTAA
- a CDS encoding methyl-accepting chemotaxis protein: MSFYSRSLRLKILVPISCITILTFGILAATNSLWHRQTTTDIINQSATRISATLLSAIEEPMSVGDNEGTERQLRKVAENFPDVSVFLTNFRGNVTYSTIPETLRRNLDELRPEPELGGLLAASLGSETHSGVLATVDGKPCFVAVNSIPNEKSCHHCHGASQPILGAMVLVQDVSAQFADLHASERMSFGISIAGAIFLLLALLGFLKRMILNKVSCIADISDRIRKGDYEAEFDTCGEDELAVLSENLREMVRTVQNQLQYNRGILEGIIIPLVVTDERERVTYINDPMLNILGIDRSGATRQSFPQLFDGCEALRGDAVRRLIADGASRNGETSVMRADGEPVSVRYEISALRDATGAAVGAIAMMIDLTKQEEDKARIRAQRENLLQVADQVTSVSTSLSDAAADLTRQMEELTRGMEETAGQTSQVAAAMEEMNATVLEVAKNAGTASDASNTARDVAKDGGNEVGNTVQETRQMAETTLGLAKTLGDLSEKAENIGQVMSVINDIADQTNLLALNAAIEAARAGDAGRGFAVVADEVRKLAEKTMTATQEVHHAIRAIQHSAQEAVAEMNHTRERAHHTEELAENAGNVLTNIVSRSESIADMVRSIATAADQQSSTSEEINLNLSTINQLSQDISQRITQANSSIRDVAGMAERLNRLVDKFRE, from the coding sequence ATGAGTTTCTACAGCAGATCCCTACGATTGAAGATCCTCGTCCCCATCTCCTGCATCACCATCCTGACCTTCGGCATCCTCGCGGCCACGAACTCCCTGTGGCATCGCCAGACCACCACCGACATCATCAACCAGTCCGCGACGCGCATCTCCGCCACGCTGCTTTCGGCCATTGAAGAGCCTATGAGTGTCGGCGACAACGAGGGCACAGAGCGACAGTTGCGCAAGGTGGCGGAGAATTTCCCGGACGTTTCGGTATTCCTGACCAACTTCCGCGGCAACGTGACCTATTCCACCATTCCCGAGACGCTGCGCAGGAATCTTGATGAACTCCGCCCGGAACCGGAACTCGGCGGACTGCTTGCGGCAAGCCTCGGCAGCGAGACGCATTCCGGGGTACTGGCGACAGTGGACGGCAAGCCCTGCTTCGTGGCGGTCAATTCCATTCCCAACGAGAAGAGCTGCCACCACTGCCACGGCGCGTCACAGCCCATCCTCGGTGCGATGGTCCTTGTGCAGGACGTCAGCGCCCAGTTCGCGGACCTGCACGCCTCGGAACGCATGAGCTTCGGCATCTCCATAGCCGGTGCGATTTTCCTGCTGCTGGCGCTTCTGGGATTCCTCAAGCGCATGATCCTGAACAAGGTCTCGTGCATCGCCGACATCAGCGACCGCATCCGCAAGGGCGACTACGAAGCCGAATTCGACACCTGCGGCGAGGACGAGTTGGCCGTCCTGTCCGAGAATCTGCGTGAGATGGTCCGCACGGTCCAGAATCAGTTGCAGTACAACCGGGGAATCCTCGAAGGCATCATCATCCCCCTCGTCGTCACGGACGAGAGGGAGCGCGTGACCTACATCAACGATCCCATGCTAAACATCCTCGGCATCGACCGGTCCGGTGCCACGCGGCAGAGCTTCCCGCAACTGTTCGACGGTTGCGAGGCCCTGCGGGGCGACGCCGTACGCCGACTGATCGCCGATGGCGCAAGCCGCAACGGCGAGACGAGCGTGATGCGTGCGGACGGCGAGCCAGTCTCCGTGCGCTACGAGATTTCCGCCCTGCGCGACGCCACGGGCGCGGCGGTCGGAGCCATCGCCATGATGATCGACCTCACCAAGCAGGAGGAGGACAAGGCCCGCATCCGCGCACAGCGCGAGAACCTGTTGCAGGTGGCCGATCAGGTCACGTCCGTGTCCACCTCGCTGTCCGACGCGGCGGCGGACCTCACTCGCCAGATGGAGGAACTGACGCGGGGCATGGAGGAAACGGCCGGGCAGACCAGTCAGGTCGCCGCCGCCATGGAGGAGATGAACGCCACCGTGCTGGAGGTCGCCAAGAACGCTGGAACGGCGTCGGACGCGTCCAACACCGCGCGCGACGTGGCCAAGGATGGCGGCAACGAGGTCGGCAACACTGTGCAGGAAACCCGCCAGATGGCCGAAACCACCCTCGGGCTGGCCAAGACACTCGGCGATCTGTCCGAAAAGGCAGAGAATATCGGACAGGTCATGTCCGTCATCAACGACATCGCTGACCAGACGAACCTGCTGGCCCTCAACGCCGCCATCGAGGCAGCACGCGCTGGCGATGCGGGACGCGGCTTCGCCGTCGTCGCCGACGAGGTTCGCAAGCTGGCCGAAAAGACCATGACGGCCACGCAGGAGGTCCACCACGCCATCCGGGCCATCCAGCACAGCGCGCAGGAGGCCGTCGCGGAAATGAACCACACCCGCGAGCGCGCCCACCATACCGAGGAACTGGCCGAAAACGCGGGTAACGTGCTCACCAACATCGTGTCGCGCTCCGAATCCATCGCGGACATGGTGCGCTCCATTGCCACGGCTGCGGATCAGCAATCGTCCACCAGCGAGGAGATCAACCTTAACCTCTCCACCATAAACCAGCTGTCGCAGGACATCTCACAGCGCATCACGCAGGCCAATTCATCCATTCGCGACGTGGCCGGAATGGCCGAGAGGCTGAACCGGCTTGTGGACAAGTTCCGGGAATAG
- the glmU gene encoding bifunctional UDP-N-acetylglucosamine diphosphorylase/glucosamine-1-phosphate N-acetyltransferase GlmU, with the protein MIDATLNAGALVLAAGKGTRMRSDKPKVLHAILGEPMLWYIHRALDGLGLRGVWTVIGHGADMVRAAFPDVPAEHFVMQTAQLGTGHALSEAWPALEAAGLDYVLVANGDTPLVPSESLERLVRESVDAGADVAFMSLTLDDPGAYGRVVRDAEGRVRAIVEAKDFDPAVHGGEVREINAGIYWLRMSAVADLLPRLSNTNASGEFYITDLVSLAVADGLVVTATSGGRDPQLLGVNSPAELVRSEELIRSRIVDALLNSGVCIHSPSSAVIGPRAQIAPGCELHGPCEIYGATRVASGTSIASHCWITDCVIGEGTQVKPFSHLERSTVGNGCQVGPYARLRPQAVMCDESKVGNFVEMKKAVLGHGSKASHLTYLGDTEVGTDVNIGAGTITCNYDGVNKHKTTICDRAFIGSNTALVAPVTVGEGALVGAGSVITRDVSPKHLAVTRAKQVELPRRK; encoded by the coding sequence ATGATCGACGCGACTCTCAATGCCGGGGCGCTGGTCCTGGCCGCCGGAAAGGGAACGCGCATGCGTTCCGACAAACCCAAGGTGCTGCACGCCATTCTCGGCGAACCCATGCTGTGGTACATCCACCGCGCCCTCGACGGCCTCGGCCTGCGCGGCGTGTGGACAGTCATCGGCCACGGGGCGGACATGGTCCGCGCGGCCTTCCCCGACGTCCCCGCCGAGCATTTCGTGATGCAGACCGCCCAACTCGGCACCGGCCACGCGCTGAGCGAGGCATGGCCCGCCCTTGAGGCCGCCGGTCTCGACTACGTACTCGTGGCCAATGGCGACACGCCCCTCGTCCCCTCTGAAAGCCTCGAACGCCTTGTGCGCGAATCCGTGGACGCCGGGGCGGACGTCGCCTTCATGAGCCTGACCCTCGACGACCCCGGCGCATACGGCCGCGTCGTGCGCGACGCCGAAGGCCGCGTGCGGGCCATCGTGGAGGCCAAGGACTTCGATCCCGCCGTCCACGGCGGCGAGGTCCGCGAGATCAACGCGGGCATCTACTGGCTGCGCATGTCGGCCGTGGCCGACCTTCTGCCCCGGCTGAGCAATACCAACGCCAGCGGCGAATTCTACATCACGGACCTCGTGTCCCTCGCCGTGGCCGACGGCCTCGTCGTGACGGCCACCTCCGGCGGCAGGGATCCCCAGCTTCTCGGCGTGAACAGCCCGGCCGAACTGGTGCGCTCCGAGGAGCTCATCCGCTCGCGCATCGTGGACGCTCTGCTGAACTCCGGCGTGTGCATCCACTCGCCATCGTCGGCGGTCATCGGCCCCCGCGCGCAGATCGCGCCCGGCTGCGAACTGCACGGGCCCTGCGAAATCTACGGCGCTACGCGCGTCGCCTCCGGCACGTCCATCGCCTCGCACTGCTGGATCACGGACTGCGTCATCGGCGAAGGCACACAGGTGAAGCCCTTCAGCCACCTCGAACGCTCGACTGTGGGCAACGGCTGTCAGGTCGGCCCCTACGCGCGGCTGCGCCCGCAGGCCGTCATGTGCGACGAATCGAAGGTCGGCAATTTCGTGGAGATGAAGAAGGCCGTGCTGGGCCACGGCTCCAAGGCCAGCCACCTGACCTACCTCGGCGACACCGAGGTCGGCACGGACGTGAACATCGGTGCGGGAACCATCACCTGCAACTACGACGGCGTGAACAAGCACAAGACCACCATCTGCGACCGCGCCTTCATCGGCAGCAACACAGCGCTGGTGGCACCGGTGACCGTGGGCGAAGGCGCGCTGGTGGGCGCAGGTTCGGTCATCACCCGCGACGTCAGCCCCAAACACCTTGCCGTCACCCGAGCCAAACAGGTGGAACTTCCTCGAAGGAAATAA
- a CDS encoding desulfoferrodoxin, whose product MPEVLEIYKCNACGNIVEVVHGGAGELVCCGEPMKLFKENTVDAAKEKHVPVIEKTADGYKVSVGSVAHPMEEKHWIEWIELVADGKAYRQFLKPGDAPVATFCVKADKVSAREYCNLHGLWKA is encoded by the coding sequence ATGCCCGAGGTTCTTGAGATCTACAAATGCAACGCATGCGGCAACATTGTCGAAGTCGTCCACGGCGGCGCGGGCGAGCTGGTCTGCTGCGGCGAACCCATGAAGCTCTTCAAGGAGAACACCGTGGACGCCGCCAAGGAAAAGCACGTTCCGGTCATCGAGAAGACCGCTGACGGCTACAAGGTGAGTGTGGGCAGCGTGGCCCATCCCATGGAGGAGAAGCATTGGATCGAGTGGATCGAGCTGGTGGCCGACGGCAAGGCCTACCGCCAGTTCCTGAAGCCCGGCGATGCTCCCGTGGCGACCTTCTGCGTAAAGGCGGACAAGGTCAGCGCGCGCGAATACTGCAACCTGCACGGCCTGTGGAAAGCCTAG
- a CDS encoding FprA family A-type flavoprotein: MRPVEIKKDVFWVGCIDWNGIDFHGYSVARFGTTYNAYLVKDEKITLFDTVKAEFRDEFLDILSQVVNIEDIDYIVANHLEPDHGGLLAELVERAKPEKIFCSPMGQRAIEAHFHPQGWPIEAMKSGSSISLGKRTVQFVETRMLHWPDSMLSYIPEDKLLISNDAFGQNVAASERFADELERGFLKRRMMEYYANIVVPYSPVVEKTLDGVADLKLDIDMIAPDHGVIFRGTEDVNFALDTYREFAEQKPANRAVIVYDTMWHSTEKMAKAIADGLLDEGVSVRIMHLKSYHHSEVMTEVFQAGAVLVGSPTHNNGILPLVADMLTYMKGLRPQNKIGAAFGSFGWSGECVKTITEWLESMSFEMIDPVKTKHVPDRASLDECVELGRAVGKALKAKIGA, from the coding sequence ATGAGACCGGTAGAAATCAAGAAGGACGTTTTCTGGGTCGGCTGCATCGACTGGAACGGCATCGACTTCCACGGCTATTCCGTTGCGCGCTTCGGCACCACCTACAACGCCTATCTCGTCAAGGACGAGAAGATCACCCTGTTCGACACCGTGAAGGCTGAATTTCGGGACGAGTTCCTCGACATCCTCTCGCAGGTGGTCAACATCGAGGACATCGACTACATCGTCGCCAACCATCTCGAACCGGACCACGGCGGCCTGCTGGCCGAACTGGTGGAACGCGCCAAGCCCGAGAAGATTTTCTGTTCGCCCATGGGCCAGCGCGCCATCGAGGCCCATTTCCACCCGCAGGGCTGGCCCATTGAGGCCATGAAGTCCGGTTCGTCCATCTCCCTCGGCAAGCGCACCGTGCAGTTCGTGGAAACCCGCATGCTGCACTGGCCCGACTCCATGCTCTCCTACATCCCCGAGGACAAGCTACTCATCTCCAACGACGCCTTCGGCCAGAACGTGGCCGCATCCGAGCGCTTCGCGGACGAACTGGAGCGCGGGTTCCTCAAGCGCCGGATGATGGAGTACTACGCCAACATCGTGGTGCCCTACTCCCCCGTGGTGGAGAAGACACTCGACGGCGTGGCGGACCTCAAGCTCGACATCGACATGATCGCCCCAGACCACGGCGTGATCTTCCGCGGAACCGAGGACGTGAACTTCGCCCTCGACACCTACCGCGAGTTCGCCGAGCAGAAGCCCGCCAACCGCGCGGTCATCGTCTACGACACCATGTGGCACTCCACCGAAAAGATGGCCAAGGCCATTGCCGACGGCCTGCTGGACGAGGGCGTGTCCGTACGGATCATGCACCTCAAGAGCTACCACCACTCCGAGGTCATGACCGAAGTCTTCCAGGCCGGAGCGGTGCTCGTGGGCTCGCCCACGCACAACAACGGCATCCTGCCCCTCGTGGCCGACATGCTGACCTACATGAAGGGCCTGCGCCCGCAGAACAAGATCGGCGCGGCCTTCGGCTCCTTCGGCTGGAGCGGCGAATGCGTGAAGACCATCACCGAATGGCTCGAATCCATGAGCTTCGAGATGATCGACCCGGTCAAGACGAAGCACGTCCCGGACCGGGCATCCCTCGACGAGTGCGTGGAACTCGGCCGCGCCGTGGGCAAGGCGCTCAAGGCGAAGATCGGGGCCTAG
- the rny gene encoding ribonuclease Y, whose product MSLAVLFAAIVGAAVGASAGYILHNYIASKRLAGAKDLAERILDEARKEGQAQRKEFMLQAQDEILKLKKEMESEFKDKEAEFKDLAADLKEQEREVKKREARNQEKEERYEHKAEELNSKESELVAMEKRLSRLERKIVQREEEIDELERQKLSKLEEISGLTAEEAKARLIDEIESQTRHDAAKRVRQIEMEAKETADRKAKEILATAIQRYSGDYVGEQTVAAVNIPSEDMKGRIIGREGRNIRAFEAATGVDLIIDDTPETVVLSAFSPLRRQVAKMSLERLISDGRIHPARIEEVVKKVEQEMDVKVREIGEQATFDAGVHGIHPDVVKLLGQLQYRTSFSQNVLQHSLEVASLCGIMAAELGLDVKKAKRAGLLHDIGKAVDHEVEGPHALIGADLAKKFGESKEIIHAIAAHHEDTPPSTVLAILVQAADSVSGARPGARKELLENYVKRLEELEGIATSFEGVSKAYAIQAGREIRVMVDSERIDDDKTYLLCKDISKKIEDNLTYPGQIRVTCIRERRAVGYAK is encoded by the coding sequence ATGAGTTTGGCTGTATTATTCGCCGCCATTGTCGGAGCGGCAGTGGGGGCCTCAGCGGGATACATCCTGCACAATTACATCGCCTCGAAACGCCTTGCCGGTGCCAAGGATCTGGCCGAGCGCATCCTCGATGAGGCGCGCAAGGAAGGTCAGGCCCAGCGCAAGGAGTTCATGCTTCAGGCTCAGGACGAAATCCTCAAGCTTAAGAAAGAGATGGAGTCCGAGTTCAAGGACAAGGAAGCTGAATTCAAGGATCTCGCCGCAGACCTCAAGGAACAGGAACGCGAGGTTAAGAAGCGCGAGGCCCGCAATCAGGAAAAGGAAGAACGCTACGAGCACAAGGCCGAAGAGCTCAACAGCAAGGAATCCGAGCTCGTAGCCATGGAGAAAAGACTCTCCCGCCTCGAACGCAAGATCGTTCAGCGCGAAGAGGAAATCGACGAGCTTGAGCGCCAGAAGCTCAGCAAGCTCGAAGAAATCTCCGGCCTTACCGCAGAGGAAGCCAAGGCGCGACTCATCGACGAAATCGAATCCCAGACCCGCCACGACGCCGCAAAGCGCGTCCGGCAGATCGAAATGGAAGCCAAGGAAACCGCAGACCGCAAGGCCAAGGAAATCCTGGCAACCGCCATTCAGCGCTACTCCGGCGACTACGTCGGGGAGCAGACCGTTGCGGCCGTCAACATTCCCAGTGAGGACATGAAGGGCCGCATCATCGGTCGAGAAGGCCGCAACATCCGCGCCTTCGAGGCCGCCACCGGCGTCGATCTCATCATCGACGACACCCCCGAAACAGTCGTCCTCTCCGCCTTCTCGCCCCTGCGCAGGCAGGTCGCCAAGATGTCCCTCGAACGCCTCATCAGCGACGGACGGATTCACCCCGCCCGCATCGAGGAAGTCGTCAAGAAGGTCGAACAGGAGATGGACGTCAAGGTCCGTGAAATCGGCGAGCAGGCCACCTTCGACGCTGGCGTGCACGGCATCCACCCCGATGTCGTCAAACTGCTCGGCCAACTCCAGTACCGCACCAGCTTCTCCCAGAACGTCCTCCAGCACTCGCTGGAAGTCGCATCCCTGTGTGGAATCATGGCCGCCGAGCTCGGCCTCGACGTCAAGAAAGCCAAGCGCGCAGGACTGCTGCACGACATCGGCAAGGCCGTGGACCACGAGGTCGAAGGCCCCCACGCCCTCATCGGCGCGGACCTCGCCAAAAAGTTCGGCGAAAGCAAGGAAATCATCCATGCCATCGCCGCTCACCACGAGGACACCCCGCCCTCGACCGTGCTCGCCATCCTCGTGCAGGCCGCGGACAGCGTCTCCGGCGCTCGCCCCGGTGCCCGCAAGGAACTACTCGAAAACTACGTTAAGCGCCTCGAAGAGCTGGAAGGCATCGCCACCAGCTTCGAAGGCGTCTCCAAAGCCTACGCCATTCAGGCAGGTCGCGAAATCCGCGTCATGGTCGATTCCGAACGCATCGACGACGACAAGACCTACCTGCTCTGCAAGGACATCTCCAAGAAGATCGAGGATAACCTCACCTACCCCGGACAGATTCGCGTGACCTGCATCCGCGAACGCCGAGCCGTGGGCTACGCCAAATAG
- a CDS encoding methylated-DNA--[protein]-cysteine S-methyltransferase, protein MRTRRTECIAAGPLALDLHWDNGVLLRTELSARGERTPSPQLTDAGALLQQALSAYVNGEDVAWPRIPYAMHGLSPFTRTVLVTLRDTVGRGETVTYAELAARAGSPRAARAVGRAMATNRWPLLIPCHRVLAAGGLGGYSLGLDLKRLLLTIEGVALPG, encoded by the coding sequence ATGAGAACCCGCCGCACGGAATGCATCGCAGCCGGCCCCCTCGCCCTCGACCTGCACTGGGACAACGGCGTCCTTCTGCGCACGGAACTCTCCGCGCGCGGCGAACGCACTCCCTCGCCACAGCTCACCGACGCCGGAGCACTGCTCCAGCAGGCGCTTAGCGCCTACGTCAACGGCGAGGACGTCGCGTGGCCCCGCATCCCCTACGCCATGCACGGCCTCTCGCCCTTCACCCGCACGGTGCTCGTCACCCTTCGCGACACGGTGGGCCGTGGCGAGACCGTCACCTACGCAGAACTGGCCGCGCGCGCAGGCTCCCCCCGCGCCGCGCGCGCTGTTGGCCGGGCCATGGCCACCAACCGCTGGCCGCTTCTCATCCCCTGCCACCGCGTGCTCGCGGCAGGCGGACTCGGCGGATATTCCCTCGGGCTCGACCTCAAGCGCCTGTTGCTGACCATCGAGGGCGTCGCCCTCCCCGGCTAG
- a CDS encoding TIGR01212 family radical SAM protein (This family includes YhcC from E. coli K-12, an uncharacterized radical SAM protein.) — protein MNRYHGLSAHLHRRFGTRIRKIPLDAGFTCPNRDGTLSRRGCAFCNGQGSGTGLHADGMDIEGQWNRWRAQLGAKHHTDRFIAYLQSFSNTYGPIERLERVLSRITSLPGAVGLCIGTRPDCLDDDKLDLLAALPLPEVWLDLGLQSSNDDTLRRINRGHDSAAFARATHAAADRGLAVCAHIIMGLPGEGPHDFLRSARFVNALPVRGVKLHNLYVCTGTPMERMFKEENYCPPSLNTYIQSVIGALELLRPEIVIHRLAADPAPGELVAPDWAADKREIHNAINRALAAADTWQSRALAPHAPIPTIFDPTIPHPEDVAP, from the coding sequence ATGAACCGATACCACGGCCTCTCGGCCCACCTGCACCGCCGCTTCGGCACCCGCATCCGCAAGATACCGCTGGACGCGGGCTTCACCTGTCCCAACCGCGACGGCACGCTCTCGCGGCGGGGCTGCGCATTCTGCAACGGCCAGGGCTCGGGAACGGGGCTGCATGCCGACGGCATGGACATCGAGGGACAATGGAACCGCTGGCGCGCTCAGCTCGGCGCGAAGCACCACACGGACCGCTTCATCGCCTACCTTCAGTCGTTCTCCAACACCTACGGCCCCATCGAACGGCTCGAACGCGTCCTGTCGCGCATCACGAGCCTGCCCGGTGCGGTCGGCCTGTGCATCGGCACCCGGCCCGACTGCCTCGACGACGACAAGCTCGACCTGCTCGCCGCGCTGCCGCTGCCCGAGGTCTGGCTGGATCTCGGCCTCCAGTCGTCCAATGACGACACCCTGCGCCGCATCAACCGCGGGCACGACTCCGCCGCCTTCGCCCGCGCCACACACGCCGCCGCCGATCGCGGGCTCGCCGTGTGCGCCCACATCATCATGGGGCTGCCCGGCGAAGGCCCGCACGACTTCCTGCGTAGCGCCCGCTTCGTGAATGCGCTGCCCGTGCGCGGCGTGAAGCTCCACAACCTCTACGTCTGCACCGGCACGCCCATGGAGCGCATGTTCAAAGAGGAAAACTACTGTCCTCCATCGCTCAATACCTATATACAAAGCGTCATCGGTGCACTTGAACTGCTGCGGCCAGAGATCGTGATCCACCGCCTCGCCGCCGACCCCGCACCGGGCGAACTCGTCGCCCCGGACTGGGCCGCCGACAAGCGGGAAATCCACAACGCCATAAACCGGGCGCTCGCCGCCGCCGACACCTGGCAGAGCCGGGCCTTGGCACCGCACGCGCCCATCCCGACGATATTCGACCCCACCATCCCGCATCCGGAGGACGTCGCGCCATGA
- a CDS encoding cytochrome c family protein, producing the protein MRIRLVGALVALALVSAAPALAQDARYLGSAACAECHEKQYENFQKYAKKAKSSHSIQIMASDLTKDEVRECYGCHTTGYGQPGGFKSFDETPELGHAGCEVCHGPGSTHVEEGGDPSLIKGTLNIKDCEHCHNEERVGTFNFKPMLYGGAH; encoded by the coding sequence ATGCGAATCCGGCTTGTTGGAGCGCTTGTCGCACTGGCGTTGGTGTCTGCGGCCCCGGCCTTGGCACAGGATGCGCGGTATCTCGGTTCCGCGGCCTGCGCCGAATGCCACGAGAAACAGTACGAGAACTTCCAGAAGTACGCGAAGAAGGCGAAGTCGTCGCACAGCATCCAGATCATGGCGTCGGACCTGACGAAGGACGAGGTCCGCGAGTGCTATGGGTGCCACACGACGGGCTACGGGCAACCCGGCGGATTCAAGAGCTTCGACGAGACACCGGAGCTCGGGCATGCGGGGTGCGAGGTCTGCCACGGCCCCGGCTCGACACACGTCGAGGAAGGCGGCGATCCCTCGCTGATCAAGGGGACGCTGAACATCAAGGACTGCGAGCACTGTCACAACGAGGAGCGCGTCGGAACGTTCAACTTCAAGCCGATGCTCTACGGCGGCGCACACTAG